The Aphis gossypii isolate Hap1 chromosome 3, ASM2018417v2, whole genome shotgun sequence genome includes a region encoding these proteins:
- the LOC114128153 gene encoding F-box/LRR-repeat protein 2 isoform X2 gives MDSWLSVNVTTANVLSRDSRGSVRGVKTTIEKLPDKVLLNIFSYLSHKEICSMSRVCRKWRTIAYNTSLWYSVSLRPEISGLHVTSLDFLLSLISVRFGSSLRYIELPIELITHTVLHELANRCPNLTHMLLDFSTAMQLHDFSELQAFPTKLKYLCVCLSEVIFMEGFMRKIYNFINGLEILHLIGTYEKVEEEEEEIYEVINVHKLKSATPNLRVINLYGINFIDDSHIDAFSSNCIQLECLAVNYCSKVTGSTMKTLFQRSKRLRCLLMNQTNLISEYVMQVEWEKSSIQELDISGTDLSTECLIDMLVRIPNLKFLSAGQLNGFNDTVLNMFMEQGNVRNLIALNLDYSDNLSDEGLYKFLSRYGHQLQGLSLAGMPQITDQLWNTVLPVLNNVIIMVMGTQERLSGNVLVDQLMDGIATNCPRLERLELKWDPDNLRFSDKSQKAIDIFRVKCLKLKCLVLSDGRYYEIVKANFERADRLTVVRTTTCCSVSNYYLLQNYKDLIFN, from the exons atggaTTCATGGCTGTCGGTGAACGTGACAACGGCCAATGTCCTGTCCAGAGACAGTCGAGGATCCGTCCGCGGAGTCAAGacg ACGATCGAAAAACTGCCAGATAAAGTTTTGTTGAACATATTTTCGTATCTGAGCCACAAAGAAATATGTAGTATGTCTAGAGTGTGTAGAAAGTGGCGCACTATTGCGTATAACACGTCCCTGTGGTACAGCGTATCCCTAAGACCGGAAATATCGGGACTCCACGTCACATCACTGGACTTCCTGCTGTCTCTTATCAG tgtgaGATTCGGCTCTTCGTTGCGTTATATCGAGTTGCCTATCGAGCTCATAACGCACACTGTCTTGCACGAATTGGCCAATAGATGTCCAAATCTCACTCATATGTTACTCGACTTCTCGACCGCCATGCAACTGCACGATTTCAGCGAGCTTCAAGCATTTCCCACCAAGTTGAAATACCTCTGCGTGTGCCTGTCGGAAGTGATCTTCATGGAAGGGTTCATGAGAAAGATCTACAACTTCATCAACGGGCTGGAAATACTCCATTTGATAG GTACTTACGAAAAAGTCGAAGAGGAAGAAGAAGAGATTTACGAGGTGATAAACGTCCACAAGTTGAAGTCGGCAACGCCGAACTTAAGAGTCATAAACTTGTACGGGATAAACTTCATCGACGACAGTCACATTGACGCGTTCAGCTCCAATTGTATACAACTCGAGTGTCTGGCCGTGAACTATTGTTCCAAGGTCACAGGGTCTACAATGAAAACGTTATTTCAAAGGAGTAAAAGGCTCAGGTGTCTTTTAATGAACCAAACga ATCTCATCAGCGAGTACGTAATGCAAGTAGAATGGGAAAAATCTTCGATTCAAGAATTGGACATATCTGGGACCGATCTCTCCACCGAATGTCTGATCGACATGTTGGTCAGGATACCGAATTTGAAGTTTCTGAGCGCAGGCCAGTTAAACGGATTCAACGACACCGTGCTGAATATGTTCATGGAACAGGGCAACGTCAGGAACTTGATTGCGCTCAATTTAGACTATTCGGACAATTTGTCGGACGAAGgactttataaatttttgtctCGATACGGACATCAGCTACAGGGGCTCTCTTTGGCTGGCATGCCACAAATTACCGATCAACTGTGGAACACGGTCCTACCAGTACTCAATAATgtcat AATTATGGTCATGGGCACTCAAGAGAGACTGTCTGGTAATGTGCTAGTTGATCAACTTATGGATGGTATAGCTACAAATTGTCCAAGACTAGAACGACTTGAATTGAAATGGGATCCGGATAATTTAAGGTTTTCGGATAAAAGTCAAAAAGCCATTGATATTTTCCGagtgaaatgtttaaaactcaaatgtttagttttaag CGACGGAAGGTATTACGAAATAGTGAAAGCAAACTTCGAAAGAGCGGATAGACTGACGGTGGTCAGAACCACTACATGTTGTAGTGTCtcaaattattacctactacAGAATTacaaagatttaatatttaattga
- the LOC114128153 gene encoding F-box/LRR-repeat protein 2 isoform X1 has product MDISSDVWGQLALEASQVYIDDGTGGPAKSPYAGTTIEKLPDKVLLNIFSYLSHKEICSMSRVCRKWRTIAYNTSLWYSVSLRPEISGLHVTSLDFLLSLISVRFGSSLRYIELPIELITHTVLHELANRCPNLTHMLLDFSTAMQLHDFSELQAFPTKLKYLCVCLSEVIFMEGFMRKIYNFINGLEILHLIGTYEKVEEEEEEIYEVINVHKLKSATPNLRVINLYGINFIDDSHIDAFSSNCIQLECLAVNYCSKVTGSTMKTLFQRSKRLRCLLMNQTNLISEYVMQVEWEKSSIQELDISGTDLSTECLIDMLVRIPNLKFLSAGQLNGFNDTVLNMFMEQGNVRNLIALNLDYSDNLSDEGLYKFLSRYGHQLQGLSLAGMPQITDQLWNTVLPVLNNVIIMVMGTQERLSGNVLVDQLMDGIATNCPRLERLELKWDPDNLRFSDKSQKAIDIFRVKCLKLKCLVLSDGRYYEIVKANFERADRLTVVRTTTCCSVSNYYLLQNYKDLIFN; this is encoded by the exons ATGGATATATCATCAGAC gtttggGGGCAGTTAGCATTAGAGGCTTCTCAGGTGTATATCGATGACGGTACAGGAGGACCTGCCAAGAGCCCGTATGCCGGAACG ACGATCGAAAAACTGCCAGATAAAGTTTTGTTGAACATATTTTCGTATCTGAGCCACAAAGAAATATGTAGTATGTCTAGAGTGTGTAGAAAGTGGCGCACTATTGCGTATAACACGTCCCTGTGGTACAGCGTATCCCTAAGACCGGAAATATCGGGACTCCACGTCACATCACTGGACTTCCTGCTGTCTCTTATCAG tgtgaGATTCGGCTCTTCGTTGCGTTATATCGAGTTGCCTATCGAGCTCATAACGCACACTGTCTTGCACGAATTGGCCAATAGATGTCCAAATCTCACTCATATGTTACTCGACTTCTCGACCGCCATGCAACTGCACGATTTCAGCGAGCTTCAAGCATTTCCCACCAAGTTGAAATACCTCTGCGTGTGCCTGTCGGAAGTGATCTTCATGGAAGGGTTCATGAGAAAGATCTACAACTTCATCAACGGGCTGGAAATACTCCATTTGATAG GTACTTACGAAAAAGTCGAAGAGGAAGAAGAAGAGATTTACGAGGTGATAAACGTCCACAAGTTGAAGTCGGCAACGCCGAACTTAAGAGTCATAAACTTGTACGGGATAAACTTCATCGACGACAGTCACATTGACGCGTTCAGCTCCAATTGTATACAACTCGAGTGTCTGGCCGTGAACTATTGTTCCAAGGTCACAGGGTCTACAATGAAAACGTTATTTCAAAGGAGTAAAAGGCTCAGGTGTCTTTTAATGAACCAAACga ATCTCATCAGCGAGTACGTAATGCAAGTAGAATGGGAAAAATCTTCGATTCAAGAATTGGACATATCTGGGACCGATCTCTCCACCGAATGTCTGATCGACATGTTGGTCAGGATACCGAATTTGAAGTTTCTGAGCGCAGGCCAGTTAAACGGATTCAACGACACCGTGCTGAATATGTTCATGGAACAGGGCAACGTCAGGAACTTGATTGCGCTCAATTTAGACTATTCGGACAATTTGTCGGACGAAGgactttataaatttttgtctCGATACGGACATCAGCTACAGGGGCTCTCTTTGGCTGGCATGCCACAAATTACCGATCAACTGTGGAACACGGTCCTACCAGTACTCAATAATgtcat AATTATGGTCATGGGCACTCAAGAGAGACTGTCTGGTAATGTGCTAGTTGATCAACTTATGGATGGTATAGCTACAAATTGTCCAAGACTAGAACGACTTGAATTGAAATGGGATCCGGATAATTTAAGGTTTTCGGATAAAAGTCAAAAAGCCATTGATATTTTCCGagtgaaatgtttaaaactcaaatgtttagttttaag CGACGGAAGGTATTACGAAATAGTGAAAGCAAACTTCGAAAGAGCGGATAGACTGACGGTGGTCAGAACCACTACATGTTGTAGTGTCtcaaattattacctactacAGAATTacaaagatttaatatttaattga
- the LOC114128151 gene encoding luciferin sulfotransferase-like — MYIKYENLEDKFAKRLDDLFGVKDCLIEVNPGKCILPPKYKDLGQRIKNMEVRSDDVWLVSYPRTGSTWAQEMVWCICNDLDFVKAKSMIGQLRTPLLELTALMGNDTSKLKDELGNSVEQVENMPSPRFIKTHLPVPLLPEQLAAVKPKIVYVTRNPKDMCVSYYHYCKLIHGLHGSFDEFCDLFIQGKTPIGPIWDHILGFWEQRDEPNVLFIKYEDMKKDLKGAIRQVATFLNKPLTDEQVSALEDHLSFNSMKKNPALNLEPILAMMEKQPSNGTNPDETFIRKGKVGDWKNYMSKELSDKFDKFTEENLKGTDLAFETN, encoded by the exons atgtacattaaGTACGAAAATCTTGAGGATAAATTCGCTAAGAGACTGGACGATTTGTTCGGTGTCAAAGACTGTCTGATCGAAGTCAATCCAGGCAAATGTATACTTCCGCCTAAGTACAAGGATTTGGGACAAAGAATTAAGAACATGGAGGTCAGATCTGATGATGTATGGCTTGTTTCGTATCCAAGAACAG GAAGTACTTGGGCTCAAGAAATGGTTTGGTGTATTTGCAACGACTTAGATTTTGTAAAAGCAAAGAGCATGATCGGACAACTAAGGACACCGTTATTAGA GTTGACGGCGCTTATGGGTAACGACACGAGCAAACTGAAAGACGAACTGGGCAACTCGGTGGAACAAGTGGAAAACATGCCGTCGCCCAGGTTCATAAAAACGCACTTGCCGGTGCCGTTGTTGCCCGAACAGTTGGCGGCCGTCAAACCGAAAATCGTCTACGTGACCCGCAACCCAAAGGACATGTGTGTGTCTTATTACCACTATTGCAAGCTGATACACGGCTTGCACGGTTCGTTCGACGAGTTTTGCGATCTGTTCATACAGGGCAAGACGCCGATCGGTCCGATCTGGGATCACATCCTGGGATTCTGGGAACAGAGAGACGAACCGAACGTGCTGTTCATCAAATACGAGGACATGAAAAAG GACCTGAAAGGAGCCATCAGACAAGTAGCAACTTTTCTCAACAAACCCTTAACCGATGAACAGGTTTCCGCTCTCGAAGACCACCTGAGCTTCAACAGTATGAAGAAGAATCCGGCTCTGAATTTAGAACCAATCCTTGCTATGATGGAGAAACAACCATCAAACGGAACAAATCCCGACGAAACATTTATTAGGAAGGGAAAAGTCGGGGACTGGAAAAACTACATGTCGAAAGAGTTATCAGACAAATTCGACAAATTCACAGAGGAAAATTTGAAAGGGACTGATCTCGCTTTTGAGACAAATTGA
- the LOC114128149 gene encoding luciferin sulfotransferase-like: MQEQPDLNLPMYETDSITLINELKSPRFIKTHLPYKLLPKKLRDHSTKAKLYKVSLAREKLCTWICNVRVFVTGNVNIFIKSTYADDGGEGYKSPYFDHIIGYWEQRNDPQILLLKYEDMKQDLCKQIRRTAQFLGKELTDDQVLVLEDHLSFKSMKNNKAVNFEPIVEFYKTDLNYLVDVKGSFIRSGMVGEGKQKMSPEFIKVFDELEEKICLAKIGLKF, encoded by the exons ATGCAGGAACAACCAGATCTCAATCTACCGATGTATGAGACTGATTCAATCAccttaataaatgaattaaaatctcCGAGATTTATCAAGACTCATTTACCCTACAAGCTCCTGCCAAAAAAACTTAGAGATCACAGTACCAAAGCAAAA TTGTATAAAGTCAGTTTAGCTAGAGAAAAATTATGTACTTGGATATGCAATGTAAGAGTATTTGTTACGGgtaatgttaacatttttataaagtcaACATATGCAGATGATGGTGGCGAAGGGTACAAAAG TCCAtattttgatcatattattGGCTACTGGGAACAAAGAAACGATCCGCAGATACTGCTTTTGAAGTACGAAGACATGAAACAG GACTTATGTAAACAAATTCGTCGAACGGCTCAGTTTTTAGGTAAAGAATTGACTGACGACCAGGTGTTGGTTTTGGAAGACCATTTAAGTTTCAAAAGTATGAAAAACAACAAAGCTGTCAATTTTGAGCCAATTGTTGAGTTCTATAAAACCGACCTCAATTATTTAGTTGACGTTAAAGGCAGTTTTATTAGGAGTGGAATGGTGGGCGaaggaaaacaaaaaatgtcaccagagtttataaaagtttttgatgAATTAGAGGAGAAAATATGCTTAGCGAAAATTggattaaagttttaa
- the LOC126550650 gene encoding luciferin sulfotransferase-like produces the protein MAEITYSNVDNEISDFINKSFDNTFRKGYTKANGVMLPVSFKKFGQCILDMEIRDDDVWVCSFPKTGTTWCQEMTWCIGNNVDLEGAKQLLVERFPYLE, from the exons ATGGCTGAAATCACGTATTCAAATGTTGACAACGAAATATCCGACTTTATTAATAAGAGTTTTGATAACACTTTTCGAAAAGGATACACTAAAGCTAATGGTGTCATGTTGCCTGTATCCTTCAAGAAGTTTGGACAGTGTATACTAGACATGGAAATCAGGGATGATGACGTTTGGGTCTGTAGCTTTCCAAAAACAG GAACCACGTGGTGTCAAGAAATGACGTGGTGCATTGGAAACAATGTGGACTTAGAAGGTGCCAAACAATTGTTGGTAGAAAGATTTCCATATTTAGAGtaa
- the LOC114128154 gene encoding LOW QUALITY PROTEIN: uncharacterized protein LOC114128154 (The sequence of the model RefSeq protein was modified relative to this genomic sequence to represent the inferred CDS: deleted 2 bases in 1 codon) gives MSDITYSSVDNEVSDILNKRFVTSFRNGYIKANDVVLPVYFKKFGQRIQDMEIRDDDVWVCSYPKTGTTWCQEMTWCIANDLDFEGAKQFLPERFPFLDHTPLFDYEKVLPEKPDLKLPLYVSDSITYINELKSPRFIKTHLPYKLLPKKLRDQSTKAKIVYVARNPKDTCLSYFHHCCLLEGYTGNFEDFCKLFTSDSLCFSPFFDHILGYWNRKDDSQVLFLKYEDMKQDLRTVIRQTAQFLGKDLADDQVLVLEDHLSFESMKNNRAVNYEPVIEINKTHNLIDANGTFMRSGTVGGGKQKMSPEFINIFDEWEEKCLGKSGLKFSLNMAGITYSSVDNEVSDILNKSFDNTFRNGYIKANDVVLSASFKKFGQCILDMEIRDDDVWVCSFPKTGTTWCQEMTWCIANDVDLEGAKQSLAERFPFFEHTAQVDYEKVLQEKPNLNLPLYVSDSFKFINELKSPRFIKTHLPYKLLPKQLRDQSTKAKIVYVARNPKDTCLSYFHHCCLLDGYNGSFNDFCKLFTSDSLLFSPFFDHILSYWERRNDSQVLFLKYEDMKQDLRSVIFQTAQFLGKELTDDQVLVLEDHLSFKSMKNNRAVNFEPVIEFYKTINYLVDTKGSFIRSGIVGEAKQKMSPEFIKVFDEWEEKCLDLSVMPIKATISSHVFCFC, from the exons ATGTCTGATATTACGTATTCGAGTGTGGATAACGAAGTATCCGACATTCTGAATAAGCGTTTTGTTACCAGCTTTCGAAATGGATACATTAAAGCTAACGATGTCGTGTTGCCTGTGTACTTCAAGAAGTTTGGACAGCGTATACAGGACATGGAAATCAGGGATGATGACGTTTGGGTTTGCAGCTATCCAAAAACAG GAACCACGTGGTGTCAGGAGATGACGTGGTGCATTGCAAACGATTTGGATTTCGAAGGTGCCAAACAATTTTTGCCAGAAAGATTCCCATTTTTAGA TCACACACCATTATTTGACTATGAAAAAGTGCTGCCGGAAAAACCAGACCTCAAGCTACCGTTGTATGTATCTGATTCGATCACGtacataaatgaattaaaatctcCGAGATTTATCAAGACTCATTTACCTTATAAACTCCTGCCAAAAAAACTTAGAGATCAAAGTACCAAAGCAAAA ATCGTGTATGTGGCCAGAAACCCAAAAGACACTTGCCTATCATATTTTCACCATTGTTGTTTGTTAGAAGGATATACTGGCAATTTTGaagatttttgtaaattgtttacCTCTGATTCcc TTTGTTTCAGCCCATTTTTCGATCACATTCTTGGCTACTGGAACCGAAAAGATGATTCGCAAGTCCTTTTTTTGAAGTATGAAGACATGAAACAG GATCTACGTACAGTAATTCGTCAAACAGCACAGTTTTTAGGTAAAGATTTGGCTGACGACCAGGTGTTGGTTTTGGAAGACCACCTAAGTTTCGAAAGCATGAAAAACAACAGAGCTGTCAATTATGAGCCAGTTATTGAGATTAATAAAACCCACAATTTAATTGACGCTAATGGTACTTTTATGAGAAGTGGTACAGTGGGAGgaggaaaacaaaaaatgtcaccagagtttataaacatttttgacgAATGGGAAGAAAAATGCTTAGGGAAAAGTggattaaagtttt CACTAAACATGGCTGGTATTACATATTCGAGTGTTGACAACGAAGTATCCGACATTCTAAATAAGAGCTTTGATAACACTTTCCGAAACGGATATATTAAAGCTAACGATGTTGTGTTGTCTGCATCCTTCAAGAAGTTTGGACAGTGCATACTA GACATGGAAATCAGGGACGATGACGTTTGGGTATGCAGCTTTCCAAAAACAG GAACCACGTGGTGTCAGGAGATGACATGGTGCATTGCAAATGATGTGGACTTAGAAGGTGCTAAACAATCTTTGGCAGAAAGATTTCCATTTTTCGA GCACACAGCACAAGTTGACTATGAAAAAGTGCTGCAGGAAAAACCAAATCTTAATCTACCGTTGTATGTGTCTGATTCGTTCAAGttcataaatgaattaaaatctcCGAGGTTTATCAAAACTCATTTACCTTACAAGCTCCTGCCAAAACAACTTAGAGATCAAAGTACCAAAGCAAAA ATCGTGTACGTAGCTAGAAACCCAAAAGACACATGCCTTTCATATTTCCACCATTGTTGTTTGTTAGATGGATATAATGGCAGCTTCaatgatttttgtaaattgtttacCTCTGATTCCC TCCTCTTCAGCCCTTTTTTCGATCATATTCTTAGCTACTGGGAACGAAGAAACGATTCGCAAGTCCTTTTTTTGAAGTACGAAGACATGAAACAG gaCCTTCGTtcagttatttttcaaactgcTCAGTTTTTAGGTAAAGAATTGACTGACGACCAGGTGTTAGTTTTGGAAGACCATTTAAGTTTCAAAagcatgaaaaataatagagCTGTTAATTTTGAGCCAGTTATTGAGTTTTATAAAACCATCAATTATTTAGTTGACACTAAAGGCAGTTTTATTAGGAGTGGTATAGTGGGAgaagcaaaacaaaaaatgtcaccagagtttataaaagtttttgacGAATGGGAGGAGAAATGTTTAG ATCTCAGTGTGATGCCCATAAAAGCAACTATATCATCGCatgttttttgtttctgtTGA